TGTGAATGTCCACACAGATTACTTGATAAATTGTTAAAGAGCGTTGACCGTTTAAGTGGTCAGGGCTGCGTATTTTACGCATTCCCTTGTGAGCGTCAAGCGTTTTTTCAAACTTTCTTTTCGCCCTTGATTTAAGTGGTTAGTTACCGCTCAAACCAAGCTGTCAGGCTAGCTGCGCTTACTAAGCTTATCGCTTAATGTTTGCTGCTGCGCCGTGTCAGTGGGTGCGCATTATAGGGGGTTTTGATTGGCGCGCAAGGGGGGATTTGGATCTTTTTATTCAAGCGTCGATCTTTTGTTCAGATCGCTGCATTTTTAATTGATTTCGCCGCTTTTAGGGCAGTTTTAGTGAGAATTTCATTGAAAGCACTGCTTGCAGTATTGAGTTACGCTTATTTTTTCATCGACTTAAGATGAAATTGGTGGTTAAGCTAGTCATTATTCATTAATATGTAAGCGTTTTTAACAGTATTTTATCAATTCATATTCATTCGAGACAATTTTATGCAGAAATCATTGATTATGGTTTTGGTTGCAGCACTCGCTGGTGCATTTGTGTTTTCTCAATTTGCAACTGACCTTGCCCCGTTCGTTAGCTACTTAGTTGGCGTTATTGTAGCGACTCTTATCTTTACTATCTTTGCCACCCCAACAGTCAACCGTGCAGACGAGCCATATAATGGCCCAACCATGACACTTTATGTTGGCAACCTTCCTTACCGTGTACACGAAGGTGAAGTCAAAACCTTATTTGGCGAGTATGGTCCTGTTAATTCAGTGCGCCTGGTACGCGATCGCAAGACCGGACGTCGTAAAGGATTTGGTTTCGTGGAAATGTCAGAAGCTGGTGCTAAGAAAGCGATGACTAAACTAAACGACTACAACTTCCAGGAACGTACATTGAAGGTACGTGAGGCTAAATCTCAAGAAAACGAAGCTAAGACCGCGAAGCTGAGTAATCGATTTTGAGTCGGCAGTGGTTATTTATCATTGCCGACTTTTATTATTTATTCTTTCTATTAAATCTTTCCCTAAAATTTTATCCTTCAGCCTTATCCCTATCTTATTAGCGCACCTTCACTACCAGCTGCGATAATCTCTTAGTTCAACAAACTAAAGTGGTCAAAGCCTCTATTAACCATTGCCTGATACAACGACTTAGAAATTTGCTGGGTATAAGCGCAAGATATAGTGGCATCGTTTACCCCTGCATCCGCAACTAAAGAATCAACCCGAGCTGCAATTGCTGCACCTGAGTCTAGAAGACTAATTGAGTGACTGAATGCTTGGGTAATTTCAGTTTTTAATAGCGGAAAGTGCGTACAACCTAATACCAAGGTATCAATATTCGGGTTATCAAGCGGGCTGATAATTTGCTGCAACCTCGCTAAATCAACACTCTTGCCACTGAGCTTGTCTTCTGCCATCAGCACTAACTCTGACGTACCGAGCAAGCTTACCTGACAATTGGCGGCAAAATCATTGATAAGCGCCTGAGTATAAGGTCGCGATACTGTTCCCGGTGTCGCAAGTAGCGCGATGTGCTTAGTCTTTGACTGCAAGGCTGCCGGTTTAATTGCAGGCACTACTCCAACCACAGGAATAGACAACACAGCCCTTAAAGCAGGCAATACGAGTGTGCTTGCTGTATTACAGGCGATAACCACCACCTGCGCCCCCATCTTTGTAACCTGCTCAGTAACCAGTTTCACGCAGCCAGTAATAAGTGCTTGTTCAGCAAGATCGCCATAAGGCAGACGAGCATTGTCAAACAGGTAATGAATGCTGTGATTGGGCAACTGCTTATGTATATGCTCTAGCACTGACAGACCACCAATACCTGAATCAAATACGAGAATGGGACCAGACAAGCGTTACTCCAAGAATAGGTGCTTACCACACCTTTTTATATGAATTTACTAAGATAGCTTAATGCCACTGGACATCAGCGGTGTGTAGTATAATATTTGCGCCCTTATTTTACAGCCTTAGGTGACACAAAATGAATTTAGCAGCCATGGATCCCCAAAACTACCAAGCTCAGCTTGAACAAAAGCAAAGCGAGCTTAGCGAATCTTTTGCTGAATTCACGCCACCAGCGCTAGAAGTATTTGCATCTGAACCTGCTAACTACCGTATGCGCGCCGAGTTTCGTGTTTGGCACGATGGTGAAGATCTTTACTACTATATGTTCGACAAAGCACTTAACGAGAAAGTGCGTACTGAGCAATACCTACCAGCGGGCAAGCTTATTAATGACATGATGACCGCATTAATGGAAGAACTTCGTCCAAATCGTGACTTACGATGGAAACTGTTCCAGGTAGACTTTTTATCGACACTGAGCGGTGAGATTTTAGTGAGCCTGCTGTATCACCGACAACTAGATGATGCTTGGCGTGAACAAGCTGAGCAAATGAAGCAGCGTTTGTCTGAGCGCTTTAATGTTAACTTTATCGGCCGCGCGCGAAAGCAAAAAATCGATTTAGATAAAGACTACGTGGTTGAGTCACTTGAAGTTGACGGTCAAACATTAAAGTACAAGCAAATTGAGAACAGCTTTACTCAGCCAAATGCTAAAGTTTCAGTGAAAATGCTGGAGTGGGCTATTGATGTCACTAATAACAGCACAGGCGATTTGCTTGAACTGTATTGCGGTAACGGTAACTTCTCTATTGCTTTAGCTAAGAATTTCGATCGCGTACTGGCAACTGAACTAGCCAAACCGTCGGTTGATGCTGCCCAGTACAACATTGCCGAGAATAATGTCGACAATCTGCAAATCATTCGTATGTCTGCAGAAGATTTTAGCGATGCCATGGCTAAAAAACGCAAATTCAGACGCTTAGAAGGTATCGATTTAGACAGCTATAACTGCAATACTATCTTTGTTGACCCGCCACGCGCAGGTATTGATGACGATACTCTGGCATTAATGCAAAACTACGACCGTATTCTTTATATCTCTTGTAATCCAGAGACGTTAAAAGACAACCTCAAGGTATTGAGCACTACCCATAAAATCAGCCGCTTTGCGCTGTTCGACCAATTCCCATATACCCACCACATGGAATCGGGCGTACTGCTAGAGCGAAAATAATAGCGCTAGCGCGTAAGGAATAGTGTTAGAGGGAAGAGTTAGTGCTGGCAAATAAATAGCGCATTGGCTTGGTTCTACTAGCAACCAGTGCTAACACCACAAGATCAATAAAGGCACCATGAGGTGCCTTTATCATTTATATGGTCTATCCCACACACAGCAATACCGTGCTGCAATAGAGATTAACTATCAGCGCGACTTTCCAGCTTGCTTTGCAGTGCATCTGCGCCAGTTGCCACAATTCTTAGCTGCATCACTAATTGGTCAGCCAAACGCTTACGTTCAGCACGCTTTAAATCTAACGCACTCGCTCCGGCATTAAATACCAAAGTCACCAAGGCCTCTGCCTGCGCGCGAGCTAACTCCTCCGTGCGATTAGCAGTAGCAACGGTATAGTGGGTTAGCTCTGAAATAAAATGTTCAATCTCACGTTCAACCGCTGCGCGAAACGCCGCCGATGTGCCAGAGCGCTCATGCAATAAAATACGAAATACGTTAGGGTTAGACTCAAGCACTTCCATAAAGGTATCGACAGAAATACGGATAACACTACCGCCTGCTTCAGCTCGCTGGCGACCTTTACGCATCATCTGTCTTAGGGTCAATCCACCTTCGTCAACCATGGTTAAGCCAAGCTCATTCATGTCTTTAAAGTGGCGATAAAAAGAGGTTGGCGCAATCCCCGCTTCACGGGCAACTTCACGCAAGCTTAGGCTAGAAAAACTTCTTTCGGCGCTCAATTGATTAAACGCAGCATCGACTAATGCACGACGGGTTTTTTCTTTTTGTTGAGCTCTAACACCCATTAGATGATCCATTTAGTCAAGATTAATTCACAGATGATACCGTTTTTAAAGCAAAAACACAGCCCTTAGCAACTTGACCCTTAACTGCTTCCAAGCTAAATTAGCTTACACATGTACGCTTAATTTTCTTAGTTGTTTTGGATAATTACAATGAAAAAACCACCCATTATCTGGCTTAACGTTATCTTGTTTGCCAGTACCCTGCTTGCCACTGTTACCCTGATCCCTTGGCGAGCAATCACTCACGGTTTTGATGGTATCGAGATATTTGCGCTGATTGCCTTAGCCTACGCAAGTGGCTTGTCAATCACAGCTGGCTACCACCGCCTTTGGTCGCACAAAGCTTATAAAGCACACCCTGTAATGCGATTCATGTTCGCACTAGGCGGCGCGCTGGCCCTGCAAAACAGCGCATTGCACTGGAGTAGCGATCACAGGGTTCACCACAAACACGTTGATAACAACGATAAAGACCCATACTCAGCTAAGAAAGGTTTTTGGTATAGCCATATCGGTTGGATGCTACGTGAATATCAGGCTAGCCGTTACCACGACTACAAAAACGTGCGCGATCTACAAAACGATAAGATTGTCATGTGGCAACACAAGCACTACTTACTGCTCGCCATTCTAATGAACGTTGGCCTCCCCGCATTCTTAGGTTGGCTCAACGGCGACATTCTATCTATGTTACTCATGGCAGGCTTATTGCGTTTGGTTATCGTGCATCACTGCACCTTCTTTATTAACTCATTAGCACACATCTGGGGCTCACAGCCGTACACCGACAAGAATACAGCCCGCGATAACGCTTTTCTTGCCTTGTTGACATATGGTGAGGGTTATCACAACTTCCACCACATCTTCGAGAATGACTATCGCAACGGGATTAAGTGGTGGGATTACGACCCAACTAAGTGGTTAATTAAATCAATGAGCTGGGTGGGCCTTGCAAAAGATTTACGCAAAGTACCGCAAGAGCGCATTGAAGCAGCCAAATTACAAATGCAGTTGCTGCGTACCAAAAACAAGGTTGCGCATCTGGCAAACTATGATGAGATTGTCGATAAGCTACAAGCTGAGTATGAGCTAATGAAACAACACATTAGTGAGTACTACCGCGCCAAGAAAACCTTACTGGAAGCCAAGCGCGATGAGTTGTCAGTGCAAAACCTTACTCAGCAAGTTGACTCACTTAAGCTTAGACTCGCAGAGCAACAGCGCAGCTGGAAGCTATTGGTCGCCAGTTACGCCTAAGCAATAGTGCTTAATAAGCTCCGGAAATAACAAAGCCGCTCATTGAGCGGCTTTGTTATTTGCAACTGTTCAAGTTAGCCTACAAGTAATTCATCCCAGGGCAGACTTGGCATGCCTACTACGATGAAATTAGGGTTTTCTAGACTGTCACGCTCATTGTATGACAAAGGCTGAAGGTTGAGATCCATAATAGCGCCGCCAGCTTCCTCAACAATAATTTGAGCAGCGCCTGTATCCCACTCACCCGTTGGCCCTAAACGTACGTAACAGTCTGCACGGCCTTCTGCCACTAGGCAGCTTTTAAGCGCGGCGCCGCCGAGTACCACTAACTGGCAATGCTTGGCATTATTGAATAGCTTTAGTACTGACTGTGGATCTTGACGACGACTGACTGCAATACGCAAGTGGTCGTGTTTATCTTGATCTACTTGGTTAGTCTGAATACGGGTTTCGCCTTTAGTATCGCGCTTGTAAGCACCAAGACCCGCAATAGCGTAGTAACAAACTTCTGTCATTGGCGCATAAACCACACCAACGATTGGGCGATTGTGCTCAACGAGTGCAATGATCACCGAAAAGTCACCACTGCCTGCAATAAATTCACCTGTGCCATCTAATGGGTCGACGAGCCAATAGCGTTGCCATTGCTCACGCTCACTCAATGGAATATCGACAGATTCTTCACTTAAGATTGGGATATCTGGGGTAAGCGCAGCTAGTTTGCTACATATAATGTCGTTGGCAGCGAGATCTGCTGAGGTGACTGGAGTGTTGTCGGATTTAATTTCGCGCTCAAAATCACCTTGTTGATAGATCCCGCGGATTTCCTTACCCGCGCTTGTGGCAATATCGATGACCTGTTCAATGATGTCTTCTGGCTTCATTACTTCTCCATATACTGGAAACTCAGCGAAAAATACGACTATGGGTTAACTCTAAATATCTAATATTACTAATTCTAGGCTAGTACTGGGTAAACCGCTTGATTATGGCTAAGGTCTAGTTCAGCCAGTGCCAAGCGGCATATATTCTTACGTATAGGTAAGTGAGTCTTGAGACTGCCCGACTAAATCTTGCAGAGCCAAATCTGGTAAAGCTTAGCCCTGTTGAGCTAAAAACTGCTGCGCTAAAAACAAAGCGCTCACGCTGCGAGACTCACTAAAATCAGGGCTAGCAATCAATGCTTGCCAGTCTGCAAGCGGCCACTCTACGACTTCAATAGGCTCTGGCTCATCACCCTCAAGCTCACTGGCATATAAGTCTTCAGCTAAAAATATCTGCATCTTGCTGGCAAAGTAACTCGGCGCTAGTGATAACTGCTTAAGGTGCGTCAGTTTACGACTGGCAAAACCAATCTCTTCTTGTAGCTCGCGATTTGCCGCCTCGGCTGCGTCTTCACCAGGGTCTATCAAACCTTTAGGAAAACCAATTTCATAATTCTCGGTACCGGCTGCATATTCACGAGCAAGCAATAGCTGACCATTGCGCACTGGCACAACCATTACCGCGCCACTATTGTTGCCTTTCATTCTCTCGTACTGGCGCAATTCGCCATTAGAGAACTTAAGATCCACCTGCTCGACTTTAAACAAGCGACTTTGAGCAACCAGTTTAGTAGCTAAGATTTCTGGTTTAGGGTGCCGCTGTGTCATTCAAGCCTCTTATGTGACGCGTATCAAATTAATAGATACAATCTTACTACGCTAACCACAATCTACAACCGGTATTTGTATGTTTCCATGGCAAAAAATTGATGCAGTATTACTCGATATGGACGGTACTCTTTTAGACCTCCACTTCGACAATTATTTTTGGCTCCATTTGGTGCCAGAGCAATTGAGCCTGCAGCGTAATATTAACCTCGAACAGAGCCATCAACTGGTCAAACATGCATACAATCAGGTTGCCGGTACGCTCAACTGGTATTGTTTAGATTATTGGCAGCAACAGCTCGAGTTAGACATTATTGCCCTGCACCATCAGGCTAAAGATAAAATCGCCATGCGTGATGACACAATGCCGCTACTTAACGCGCTGGCTAATGCGGGTAAAAAGCGGATTTTATTTACTAATGCTCACCCTAAAAGCCTGGCTCTAAAACTGGAATACACTGATTTAGCAGGTGGACTAGATGCCATGCTCTCAAGTCACGAAAGCGGATTTGCCAAAGAGCACCCAGAGTTTTGGCGCTATGGATTTAACAAGTTTGACCTAGACCCGAGTCGCTGTTTGTTTATTGATGATAGCGAAACCATTTTAAAGGCATCTAAGCTTGCTGGTGTCGGTTATCAGCTAGGTGTGACCAATCCAGATAGCACCAAAGCACCGCACTCATTTGAGTACTTTAAACAAATTGATGATTACCAACAACTGGTTAACTCATTGGCAAATGCATAGAAAGCGAGTTGATGGGTTGAGACGTTATAAGGTTAAGAAATAGAAACGAGTAAGCAGTTACTAACCATGAACAAGTCAAACAAAAGCCCTTTGTGATCGCTTATCACAAAGGGCTTTTAAATTACTCTCGCAGCGATTTCGCCACTTGCATGTCAGGAATTACATGCCAGGAATTCGGCCTTGATAATTAATTGGGTAATAGCCCTGACTATCTTGTTTACCTAAGAAGGCTAACGCCTTAGTTAAATCTTCAGGCTGATTCGGTGTTGGCTTGATTTTCGCGGCGACCTGCACGCGCTTTTGATCAACCAAGGTAACAGTACCAGCAAGGCCGATATCATTACCTTTGTCCTCTGCGCTTAGCTGCACCTGACCATCAACGCAAGCAAGATTAAACGCCATATTGCCCAACGGGTATGCACCAAACTGATTGGTCACATCCACGCCGTTAACAAACAACTTACCGGTTAATTGCTCACACCAAGGCTGGCCTTGCTCGAACTTTTCCACAATGACAGATAAGTCACCCAGAACCTTAGTTCTAAATGGTAAGCGAGCGCCTGCTAACAAAAAGCTACTTGGCGCTTCAAAACGGAGATTCTCAGCCTTGATGCCAGACATAGATAAAGTCACATTCGCTTTACCGCTCACGGGTGTGGCGCGTGTACCTATGGTCACGTCAAGATCGGCTTGAGCCAGTAATAAACTCCAAGGATTAAGCTGCCAGCTAACTTGATCAATTTGGCGACGGTCAATCTTGAGCATATCTGCCTGACCCTGCCACAAGGTGCCCGATACACCAGATAGCTTAATATTGTGTGGTACTGGCGCAATACTCACTAACCAGTTGGCAGGTACATACGCCACCAAAAAGAAGACGTAAATTAGCAGCGCTAATAAGATTTTAAAAAATAGTTTCACAAAAAGACCTTAACGAACAATAACCTTTACTGTCATTAGCCTTGAATAACCAAGTACTAACGCGACAGCTGAACACGGCGAACTTTAACAAATCCAGCTTGATCTGATTCTGCTAAATCAACGCTATCTAGGGTTAATCCCTTACTTTCAACCAAGTCAAACAAGTAATTCAGCAGTGCTTCAAACGGCACATCATCCATCCACAATTGGATTTTATCGCCCTGAGGCTGCATGCGAGTGATCACTAACTTGTACTTGCCAGCAGTGCTGTTAACGATTGAGCTTAAGCTGCCATTAGCTTTCGGCTTGCCACCAGTTTGCTGCAAACCAGCAATTTTACTGGCGGTTTGCTTCACATGATTAAGGGTGGCATTTGCTGAAGCAAAATTACGCTCAGCTTCCTCTTGCGCATTGGCAATGGGTGTCCAAATGCCCCAGTACAAGATGCCAATGATAGCGAAAACCGCACAAGTTCCCACTAACTGTTGTTCGCGCTGAGCAAGACCACGCCACCAGTTTTGTAAATTTTCCATCTACTTGCTCCTCAGCGTAATCGTACTGGTCACATTGTCTTCATTGTTGTTCATTGCACCGCCTTCCATTTGGAAGTTCTGGCTTACTTGCTCTTTGAACTTATCAATTTGCCCATAACTCTTAGCAGTAATTTGCATCCGTAACTCACCGCGATTGGCATCAAAGCGAATTGAGTCAGGTTTAAGATCTGGCACAGCATTGAACGCAGGCTTTAACTTGTTGAGCATTTCAAAGAACTCAGCGCCGCCACCTTGACCACTTAGTGAACGTAAATGAGTGTCGATTTGCGAGCGCACATTAACAATGCGTTTCACACCCGGAACGGCTTGCTTAAACACTTGCTGAGTTTGCTGACGCACCTGCTCAGTTTGTGTATTTAACTGACTGATGCTGAGCCCTTTATTGACCAGCGCCAGTATCACCACAACCGCAAATACGATTGCGCAGTTGCGCCATAACACCAAATGCTTGCTGTACTCGCGCTTTGGCTTGTACATGTCGGTTAATAGGTTTACCGGCGCAGATAAGATACCTTTAGCTAGCACCAACATCGGCATATCCAGCGGCTGAGGTTCAAGCGCGACATCATCGACAGCCAAATCAGCACTATAGCTCGCCACTCGGATAGCTTCATCATCTTCAGTATGTTCACTAACAAGCTGCGGCATCGCAATTGACGACCAAGCTTTTGGCACGCTAACGCCGCTACCTTCACCGGTGCGAATTAGGTATTCGTTGCCAAAGTCGAGCATTGCCCATTTGCACTGTGCAAGTGGCAATGCCAAACAATCCGGTACAATATTTTTGACCTTTAGCCCAGCATCCATTAACCAAGATAGCCACGACTGCATTTGCTCATGGGCAACGGCAATCACGTTAACGTTTTCGCCATCGCGAGGGCCAACAACCACATGCATATCGTCGATATTACTCGCCAGCGAATCCTCAAGCATAAATGGAATTGCTTTCATCGCCTGACGCTGCCCTTTTTCGGGTAGCGCTACCTGAGTCAGCATCATACTAGCCGCAGGTACAAGGACATCCACCGGGCGGTTGCCGGCGCGCTCAGTTAAGCTGGTCAAGCTTTGGGCATCAGGTAATTCACCCGATGCTATAATTTCTTGTTCTTGCTCTGACCACACCAACCACGAGCATGCTTGTTCGGATGTATTTCCTAAGCGGATAAATAACCTTTCTGACACGCTTTATTCTCCACCAATTACTGGTATTTATTCTTTGTTGCTTGAGCTTTCATTACTGCTGACCACCGTATTGTCTGGTGATCACTTCAAAATTGTTACCGCTACGCTTAAGGACACTGTCCAACTTAAAGATGGCGTTGTCTACCTTAGCGCCTGCGTTTAATAAAAAATAATTGCTATCGACCACAAAACTCGACTTAAGTGCTGCATCGATTTGCACATTGGCAAGTACCGAATTGCTCCAAAAGTCTTGAATCGACTCAAAACCATCACCTGGGCGCTGGTTGATCACACTTTCAGCATCACTTAGGCTGATTTTGCCGTCCATCATGCCTACCATCAGTGCGGCTTGCTCAACCTCAAGGGTGTTAACATTAAGTAGCTGGCGATTATCACCGGGTACGGCGCACACATAAGGCATGAGTACCTGATAGGTTTTCTGTGCGTAACCAATCACAGCACGCAATTCGCTGCGATGCTGCATTAAGGTATTCGCAGCGCGATATGGCACATCACGCGACTCGTATTCAGAGTCTTCAGCGCCATACGGGCTGGCTACCGTATCTTCATCAAGATAATCTTTTAAAGTATGAGTTAAGCGCTCTGCGGCAAACTCATCCATACCTAATGCAACTAGCAAACCCTTATATTGTGTAGCTGCCACAGACAACTGCGGTTGACCATTTTGGTTGCCAGGCGATGGCTGCGACACGGCATTTAGATTAAAACAGGCGCGCATATCACTAATGCTACCTGCTATTTCACCTTGCTCAGCTGGGAACACCACGTCTGTTAATGCCCAATACTGCTGTCTGTGCACTGTGCCATTAGCGTCTTCCATGTCTTGCTTTAGCACTTTCATCGCTAACTGCTCAGCAGAGATGGCATACCAATATGCTTGATCATACTGCGCTAAATTTAGCGTACGGCGCATAGACAGTTGATTACGACCAGAAATATTGGTGGCAATAATCGATACCATGGCAACAATCAAAATCACAAAGATCAAGGCTACGCCACGTTGTTTGCCTAACTGCATTGGTGGTTTGAGGTGCATTCTATTCATCAGCCACCACCAGTATTGTTGTTGCCACCACCCGAGTTATTTCCCGAATTGCCGCCACTACCAGAATTGCCACCCGAGTTACCACCATTGTTGCCCGAGTTACCGCCATTATTGTTGTTATTGTTGCTACCATCTGCTGGCGCGCCAGCAGATAACAAAAAGCGCCGCTCAATAATGCCAAGCCCTTCGACCTCAAGCTGCATAGCAATCGCTTTAGGCATCTCACTACCACTGACGGTGGTTTCCCACTTATCATTGAGATAGAAGGAATATTTCACTTCCAACACATTCTCAATAATGATGCTTTTAAGTGGCTCAGCACCTGCAACAGGCTCAGGGTAAGGATAATACCAACGCTCTAAGCGCCCTTCTTGCACCACGTAAGCCACGCTTTGTAAGCTACCGCGTGGCAACAAACCATCTGGATTAAGCCAACCGAGGCGATAAAATGCCAAGGCTTCGGTTTCCGATTCGAGCATGTTATCGCCATGCTGGAAAAACGACGTTGTTCTATCGCCTGACACCGGTCTTAAGGTGCGCGCTACCATTTGTCCAAGGTCACGCTCGAGCACACCAAAACCTTGTTGTAGCGCTTTTAGTCGCTTGGAAAATGCCGCTGTGGTTTCGTCATTGCTCATAACCGTCTGCAGCACAGAGTTTGCCGCCAAACCCAACATGGCAAAAATGGCAATTGCCACCAGCATTTCCAGCAAGGTAAAGCCTGCTGCGCGCTTTTTACGTTTATGAACTAGGGTCATGCACATAACTACTTACCTGAGCCGCAACCCTTTTGAAGCGCTCATCATCACTAACGGTAATGCGGATCATTCTAAATTTGGCGTCAGTGGTTTTAATTACATCTCTGCGCCAGTACCACTCTTTTCCAGCTAATTCTTCTTGACCTGTTTTCTGGCCGATATCAGGAAAATCCTTGGTGAGTCTGGCATCGACCATTTGGTTACTAGCTACCCATTGCGCCAAAGTGCGCTGCTCTAGAATGGGCATATTGGCCATTTGCTCGCCGAGGCTTTTTACAATGGCAACCGCAGCAATAGAAAACACCGCAAGGGCAACAATCACTTCAAGTAATGTCATGCCTTGTTGCTTTTGGTGTGACAGCAACGAATTAGAAATCATCAAAGCGTCCTAGGGTTAGCCTGCCAAGTGCATCGCCGCTAACCAAGGCATCAAAGTTGTCGCGACTGGTATTACCCACCAGCGAAAACGTTAACTCAAACGGGGTTAACTCACCGCTTGGGAACAACAATATTTGTGGCTCAGGGTTCTTCTTTTTTTCTTCTTCGCTTTTGCCATCAATAAATGGCTCATCAAACCAAGACTCGTCCTCTTCTTCATCGCCTTGCACTAACGGCATACCATCAAGGACCAAGCTTAGCTCGATGTTTTCGTCTAACTGTTTTGACGTGTTCAGCCTATCAAGCACAATCGGCTGCCACTTTTGCTCATGAAAATACACAAACTGATATTCATGATCGTCAATCACGATGCCTACAAAGCTGCCACTAAGTACAGCTTCATCAATGATCATCTCAGTTGCCACCAAAAACTGCTGCGCCTCTTTATCCAATGCTTGCTTAGGGCCAGCATTGTTCATTGTTAAAGTGACTGCAGTCGCAGCAAGTCCCATTAGCAGTGCAACTAATAGGACTTCAAGTAGGGTGAAACCAGATTGACGTTGATGGGTCATTTACTGAAAGTTCTGTAGATTCCAGTTACCGATATCATCTTCAGTGCCTGCTTGCATGTCAGGACCAGCTGAGAAAATGTCGATACGACCGTTTTCACCTGGGCTCATTAGCAAGTAGTCATTGCGCCATGGG
This DNA window, taken from Shewanella maritima, encodes the following:
- the cysQ gene encoding 3'(2'),5'-bisphosphate nucleotidase CysQ, giving the protein MKPEDIIEQVIDIATSAGKEIRGIYQQGDFEREIKSDNTPVTSADLAANDIICSKLAALTPDIPILSEESVDIPLSEREQWQRYWLVDPLDGTGEFIAGSGDFSVIIALVEHNRPIVGVVYAPMTEVCYYAIAGLGAYKRDTKGETRIQTNQVDQDKHDHLRIAVSRRQDPQSVLKLFNNAKHCQLVVLGGAALKSCLVAEGRADCYVRLGPTGEWDTGAAQIIVEEAGGAIMDLNLQPLSYNERDSLENPNFIVVGMPSLPWDELLVG
- the trmA gene encoding tRNA (uridine(54)-C5)-methyltransferase TrmA, with translation MNLAAMDPQNYQAQLEQKQSELSESFAEFTPPALEVFASEPANYRMRAEFRVWHDGEDLYYYMFDKALNEKVRTEQYLPAGKLINDMMTALMEELRPNRDLRWKLFQVDFLSTLSGEILVSLLYHRQLDDAWREQAEQMKQRLSERFNVNFIGRARKQKIDLDKDYVVESLEVDGQTLKYKQIENSFTQPNAKVSVKMLEWAIDVTNNSTGDLLELYCGNGNFSIALAKNFDRVLATELAKPSVDAAQYNIAENNVDNLQIIRMSAEDFSDAMAKKRKFRRLEGIDLDSYNCNTIFVDPPRAGIDDDTLALMQNYDRILYISCNPETLKDNLKVLSTTHKISRFALFDQFPYTHHMESGVLLERK
- a CDS encoding type II secretion system protein N; amino-acid sequence: MKLFFKILLALLIYVFFLVAYVPANWLVSIAPVPHNIKLSGVSGTLWQGQADMLKIDRRQIDQVSWQLNPWSLLLAQADLDVTIGTRATPVSGKANVTLSMSGIKAENLRFEAPSSFLLAGARLPFRTKVLGDLSVIVEKFEQGQPWCEQLTGKLFVNGVDVTNQFGAYPLGNMAFNLACVDGQVQLSAEDKGNDIGLAGTVTLVDQKRVQVAAKIKPTPNQPEDLTKALAFLGKQDSQGYYPINYQGRIPGM
- the nudE gene encoding ADP compounds hydrolase NudE, which produces MTQRHPKPEILATKLVAQSRLFKVEQVDLKFSNGELRQYERMKGNNSGAVMVVPVRNGQLLLAREYAAGTENYEIGFPKGLIDPGEDAAEAANRELQEEIGFASRKLTHLKQLSLAPSYFASKMQIFLAEDLYASELEGDEPEPIEVVEWPLADWQALIASPDFSESRSVSALFLAQQFLAQQG
- a CDS encoding RNA recognition motif domain-containing protein, producing MQKSLIMVLVAALAGAFVFSQFATDLAPFVSYLVGVIVATLIFTIFATPTVNRADEPYNGPTMTLYVGNLPYRVHEGEVKTLFGEYGPVNSVRLVRDRKTGRRKGFGFVEMSEAGAKKAMTKLNDYNFQERTLKVREAKSQENEAKTAKLSNRF
- the murI gene encoding glutamate racemase, with amino-acid sequence MSGPILVFDSGIGGLSVLEHIHKQLPNHSIHYLFDNARLPYGDLAEQALITGCVKLVTEQVTKMGAQVVVIACNTASTLVLPALRAVLSIPVVGVVPAIKPAALQSKTKHIALLATPGTVSRPYTQALINDFAANCQVSLLGTSELVLMAEDKLSGKSVDLARLQQIISPLDNPNIDTLVLGCTHFPLLKTEITQAFSHSISLLDSGAAIAARVDSLVADAGVNDATISCAYTQQISKSLYQAMVNRGFDHFSLLN
- the fabR gene encoding HTH-type transcriptional repressor FabR, producing MGVRAQQKEKTRRALVDAAFNQLSAERSFSSLSLREVAREAGIAPTSFYRHFKDMNELGLTMVDEGGLTLRQMMRKGRQRAEAGGSVIRISVDTFMEVLESNPNVFRILLHERSGTSAAFRAAVEREIEHFISELTHYTVATANRTEELARAQAEALVTLVFNAGASALDLKRAERKRLADQLVMQLRIVATGADALQSKLESRADS
- the yrfG gene encoding GMP/IMP nucleotidase — protein: MFPWQKIDAVLLDMDGTLLDLHFDNYFWLHLVPEQLSLQRNINLEQSHQLVKHAYNQVAGTLNWYCLDYWQQQLELDIIALHHQAKDKIAMRDDTMPLLNALANAGKKRILFTNAHPKSLALKLEYTDLAGGLDAMLSSHESGFAKEHPEFWRYGFNKFDLDPSRCLFIDDSETILKASKLAGVGYQLGVTNPDSTKAPHSFEYFKQIDDYQQLVNSLANA
- a CDS encoding fatty acid desaturase; amino-acid sequence: MKKPPIIWLNVILFASTLLATVTLIPWRAITHGFDGIEIFALIALAYASGLSITAGYHRLWSHKAYKAHPVMRFMFALGGALALQNSALHWSSDHRVHHKHVDNNDKDPYSAKKGFWYSHIGWMLREYQASRYHDYKNVRDLQNDKIVMWQHKHYLLLAILMNVGLPAFLGWLNGDILSMLLMAGLLRLVIVHHCTFFINSLAHIWGSQPYTDKNTARDNAFLALLTYGEGYHNFHHIFENDYRNGIKWWDYDPTKWLIKSMSWVGLAKDLRKVPQERIEAAKLQMQLLRTKNKVAHLANYDEIVDKLQAEYELMKQHISEYYRAKKTLLEAKRDELSVQNLTQQVDSLKLRLAEQQRSWKLLVASYA